From a single Pseudalkalibacillus hwajinpoensis genomic region:
- a CDS encoding DUF2639 domain-containing protein produces MHYASKGWYVEQLKKHDVRYVEGRKTEKFKKHVLASLLEKQ; encoded by the coding sequence ATGCATTACGCAAGTAAAGGCTGGTACGTTGAACAGCTTAAAAAACACGATGTACGTTATGTCGAAGGACGCAAGACTGAAAAGTTCAAGAAACACGTACTTGCTTCTCTTCTTGAAAAACAATAA
- a CDS encoding DUF1992 domain-containing protein encodes MDFAWLVAEDKIKTSMKNGEFDDLPGKGKPKKLDDLSMIPEELRIAYKVLKNSGYLPENVQLQKELVSLEELLRFCGDEEERMHLKKRISEKSYAINSSRASDDPDLPRSIVIK; translated from the coding sequence ATGGATTTCGCCTGGCTTGTTGCAGAAGATAAAATTAAAACTTCGATGAAGAACGGTGAATTTGATGATTTACCTGGAAAAGGTAAGCCAAAAAAGCTTGATGATTTATCCATGATTCCAGAAGAATTGCGCATTGCATACAAAGTACTTAAAAACAGTGGATATCTTCCAGAGAATGTTCAATTGCAAAAAGAGTTAGTATCACTCGAGGAGCTACTGAGGTTCTGTGGTGACGAAGAAGAACGGATGCATCTAAAAAAACGGATCTCTGAAAAAAGCTACGCTATAAACAGCTCTCGAGCGAGCGACGATCCAGACTTGCCCCGGAGTATCGTAATAAAGTAG